One Pieris napi chromosome W, ilPieNapi1.2, whole genome shotgun sequence DNA segment encodes these proteins:
- the LOC125062024 gene encoding uncharacterized protein LOC125062024 translates to MPKAQYTQKFRDCWLRDSQLKDWLQVVESTAGPIAKCRLCGSVLRNHYGDLKNHGLSKKHLQNSKIIATQPKLPFKREGVGKKKEEARLALFTAAHTSLRVVDHMGEVVNHMHKEDEKIHLHRTKCSQIIKNVLSPHFAENLKEDLKDQPYSLLIDESTDISVHKYLGIIIIYYSCSHKKIMSTFLDLPMLTECDADGIVGTIKATLARFNIPLQNLMGIGTDNASVMTGVNNGVYAKLKKDLPSLVLVRCICHSLQLAVSAVTKQFLPRNLEFIIKETYDWFNRSSSRQAAYKELYKLINDGHDPLKIVQSCQTRWLSIESAVARIYAQWLELKTHFNMAKLKERCYTAELLHGMYSDDVNYAYISFMYPILTEINRVNKLFESKDADHTKLYDELTNLVDSLVTKIVLPTQKVDVFTQNIKDFVDKKCYLGYRFESFVSTMREKGLPRNEEEMIRNRCIQFIVQLVNELKNRLPENLKLMKNMKRISVDCALSHNKEPITDLILHFNKNQEYIAKVDEQWRQIHLLKWINTKNTKEFWYEVLDFEDIAGENRFEDLATFAISLLVLPHSNAEVERLFSMMNIVKTKHRNRMKLDLLSSIMTIRAGLKREGKCCNNYILPNSVVQKIGTKEVYLKSEGAEETDSAEDDF, encoded by the exons atgccaAAAGCGCAATATACGCAAAAGTTCCGGGATTGTTGGTTACGGGACTCCCAATTAAAGGACTGGCTGCAAGTGGTAGAAAGTACAGCTGGTCCAATTGCAAAGTGCAGATTATGTGGCTCTGTATTGAGAAATCATTACGGAGATTTAAAGAATCACGGAttatcgaaaaaacacttgCAAAATTCAAAG ATTATAGCTACGCAACCAAAGTTGCCTTTTAAACGAGAAGGCGTGGgaaaaaagaaagaagaagCTAGGCTAGCATTATTTACAGCAGCACATACCAGCCTACGTGTAGTAGATCATATGGGAGAAGTGGTGAATCACATGCACAAAGAGGACGAAAAAATTCATTTACATAGGACAAAATGTtctcaaattataaaaaatgtgctATCACCCCATTTCGCTGAAAACTTAAAAGAAGATTTGAAAGATCAACCCTATAGTTTATTGATAGACGAATCGACCGATATTTCCGTTCACAAATATCTGggaataataatcatttattacaGCTGCagtcacaaaaaaataatgtctaCATTTTTAGATCTTCCAATGCTGACCGAGTGTGATGCAGATGGGATTGTTGGTACCATAAAAGCGACACTCGCTAGATTTAATATACctctacaaaatttaatggGCATCGGAACAGATAATGCTTCCGTGATGACCGGCGTCAATAACGGTGTATATGCTAAACTGAAAAAGGATTTGCCGAGTTTAGTTTTGGTGCGTTGCATTTGTCACTCTCTGCAATTGGCAGTATCGGCAGTAACAAAGCAATTTTTACCGAGAAATCTcgagtttattattaaagaaacataTGATTGGTTCAATCGATCTTCGTCAAGGCAAGCGGCTTACAAAGAACTATACAAACTTATAAACGACGGTCATGatccattaaaaattgtacagTCTTGTCAAACTCGATGGCTTTCTATAGAGTCCGCAGTTGCACGCATTTACGCACAATGGTTGGAActgaaaacacattttaatatgGCCAAATTGAAAGAAAGGTGTTACACAGCAGAATTGCTGCATGGAATGTATTCAGATGACGTGAATTATGCGTACATTTCATTTATGTATCCAATTCTCACTGAAATTAACAgagtgaataaattatttgaatcgAAAGATGCAGATCATACAAAACTGTACGACGAATTGACAAATTTGGTTGATTCACTTGTTACCAAAATAGTACTGCCGACCCAGAAGGTAGACGTTTTTACGCAAAACATTAAAGATTTTGTTgataagaaatgttatttgGGGTACAGATTCGAATCTTTTGTGTCAACGATGAGAGAAAAAGGACTTCCACGGAATGAAGAAGAAATGATACGTAATAGGTGCATCCAGTTTATTGTGCAGTTGGTTAATGAACTGAAAAACAGATTGCCCGAAAACTTAAAGCTcatgaaaaatatgaaaagaaTTAGTGTAGATTGTGCACTGTCTCACAATAAAGAGCCGATCACTGACCTGatcttacattttaataaaaatcaagaaTACATAGCGAAAGTTGACGAGCAGTGGCGTCAAATCCATTTACTCAAATggataaatacaaaaaataccaaGGAATTTTGGTACGAGGTGCTGGATTTCGAAGACATTGCAGGAGAAAACCGATTTGAAGATTTAGCCACGTTTGCTATATCTTTATTAGTTTTACCGCACTCTAATGCTGAAGTAGAGCGATTATTCAGCATGATGAATATCGTGAAAACAAAACACAGAAACCGAATGAAGCTAGATCTACTGTCATCTATTATGACAATCCGCGCAGGTTTAAAACGCGAAGGAAAGTGTTGCAATAATTACATCTTGCCAAATTCTGTAGTCCAGAAAATAGGAACGAAAGAAGTGTACTTAAAATCAGAAGGTGCAGAGGAAACCGACTCTGCTGAAGATGATTTTTAA